A stretch of the Plodia interpunctella isolate USDA-ARS_2022_Savannah chromosome Z, ilPloInte3.2, whole genome shotgun sequence genome encodes the following:
- the LOC128683220 gene encoding prefoldin subunit 1-like codes for MSKPVDLELKKAFFELQVKMIEANKQMKDIDAKLNALMRYLQHAGITQREISTLPTGTKTYESVGRMFILTDLDAVKINLKNKELQLKTSVKELEGTKHYLEKNLKESEDNIREMVQQRKGQNNI; via the coding sequence atgtcaaaaccCGTGGACTTGGAGTTGAAAAAAGCCTTTTTCGAATTACAAGTAAAAATGATTGAAGCAAATAAGCAAATGAAAGACATAGATGCAAAGTTAAATGCATTAATGCGCTACTTGCAACATGCAGGTATTACTCAGCGTGAGATTAGTACATTACCAACTGGTACAAAAACCTACGAATCTGTAGGCAGAATGTTTATTCTCACTGATTTGGATGCTGTCAAAATTAAtctcaaaaataaagaattacaaTTGAAAACTAGTGTTAAAGAACTTGAAGGCACTAAGCATTATTTAGAAAAGAATCTCAAGGAAAGTGAAGACAACATTAGAGAGATGGTGCAGCAACGAAAAGGGCAGAACAATATCTAA
- the wcy gene encoding WW domain-containing adapter protein with coiled-coil homolog translates to MVMHARKPQRISDGYFEKHQAHPYQKYNSKRTTSEYVSSDNRYTPLRSPNGNVSTHGHSTHTSHSGHGHHHYTHVADERGYSTSRSSYLQKERDRDYKSSRNKYTDSVRSPKEKRSKDSERERSNHERSDSEKKNRTSSMNISVSRSSKYDKRSAPPASVPSGSEWSEHISSSGKRYYYNCISEVSQWEKPREWDSRRTSSKDSTYSSRSNRDKRSSSRSGRRESDKSSKRSNNTSERYWNNSSREEESHDRTRPKHSASTHEGKDGQSLQDMDISPDRSTPLSENSYGARDNSAVGRIGAENNAVPPVVVLDNSNQPSGSLLAAALPRIVAAPVTNNGGASPAPGSPHRDAGPPTPTHSENTDPHAPPLHLDTALPRKMECLGSYSSVVGGALPHAPAPMLTPSLVNYVRADLTAHVTGWPADILEKQANKFTEEAYQLGCLQCTRVSAELKCSRSVVRHTEIQATLHEQKIMYLRQQISRLEELKSQNSFMSED, encoded by the exons ATGGTAATGCATGCAAGGAAACCTCAGCGAATAAGCGATGG GTACTTTGAGAAGCACCAAGCCCATCCGTATCAG AAGTACAATTCCAAAAGGACTACTAGTGAGTATGTCTCTTCTGACAACCGGTATACACCACTACGATCCCCCAATGGCAACGTGTCCACACATGGGCACAGCACACACACGAGTCACTCGGGTCACGGGCATCACCACTACACTCATGTGGCAGATGAGAGGGGATACTCAACATCCAGAAGTTCTTATTTACAAAAGGAGAGAGATAGAGACTATAAATCCTCTAGAAATAAGTACACAg ATAGTGTCAGGTCACCAAAGGAGAAGCGTAGTAAAGATAGTGAACGAGAAAGAAGTAATCATGAGCGAAGTGATTcggagaaaaaaaataggacTAGTTCCATGAACATTAGTGTTAGTAGGAGTAGTAAATATGACAAAAGAAGTGCACCACCAGCAAGCGTGCCTTCTGGCAGTGAATGGTCTGAACATATTAGTTCATCTGGAAAAAGATACTATTATAACTGTATCAGTGAAGTGTCACAGTGGGAAAAACCTAGGGAATGGGATTCGCGGCGGACATCATCCAAAGATTCAACATATTCATCAAGAAGCA atcgTGATAAGAGATCAAGTTCCCGGTCGGGGAGGAGAGAGTCGGACAAGTCTAGTAAAAGAAGTAATAACACATCCGAAAGGTATTGGAACAACAGCAGCAGAGAAGAGGAGTCCCACGATAGGACGCGACCAAAACATTCGGCCTCCACGCACGAAGGCAAAG atGGCCAGTCATTACAAGATATGGACATATCTCCGGACCGGAGTACGCCGCTGTCGGAAAACTCGTACGGTGCGCGGGATAACAGTGCGGTGGGTCGGATCGGCGCCGAGAACAACGCGGTGCCGCCCGTCGTCGTCCTCGACAACTCCAATCAACCA AGCGGGTCTCTGCTGGCGGCCGCGTTGCCGCGCATTGTGGCGGCGCCGGTGACGAACAACGGCGGCGCGTCGCCCGCTCCCGGCTCACCGCACCGCGACGCCGGCCCGCCCACGCCCACGCACTCGGAGAACACCGACCCACACGCGCCGCCGCTGCATCTCGACACCGCCTTGCCTAGGAAGa TGGAGTGCCTGGGCAGCTACTCGTCGGTGGTGGGCGGCGCGCTGCCGCACGCGCCTGCGCCGATGCTGACGCCGTCGCTGGTCAACTACGTGCGCGCCGACCTCACCGCGCACGTCACCGGTTGGCCCGCTGACATCCTCGAGAAACAG GCGAACAAGTTCACGGAGGAAGCGTACCAGTTGGGCTGCCTGCAGTGCACGCGCGTGTCCGCGGAGCTCAAATGTTCGCGCTCCGTGGTGCGCCACACGGAGATACAGGCCACGCTGCATGAACAGAA GATCATGTACCTGCGGCAGCAGATCTCGCGACTGGAGGAGCTAAAGTCGCAGAACTCGTTCATGTCAGAGGACTAG